A region from the Pseudomonas sp. KU26590 genome encodes:
- a CDS encoding OprD family porin — protein sequence MKIQTNRSWLLLGAGSVALSMPLMSLAEGFVDDTKATLNLRNAYFNRNFTNAANPQNYAEEWTQNFILDVKSGFTPGTVGFGLDVLGLYSQKLDGGKGTGGTQLLPIHDDGRPADNFGRLGVAAKARLSNTELKIGEWMPVLPILRSDDGRSLPQTFRGGQITSKEIAGLTLYGGQFRGNSPRNDASMEDMFMNGKSAAFKSDRFNFGGGEYTFNEKRTQVGLWYAQLEDIYQQEFLNVIHKQPIGDWTLGANLGYFLGKEDGNKLAGELDNKTAYAMLSANYKGNTVYLGLQKVYGDDQWMRVNGTSGGTLANDSYNSSYDNAKERSWQLRHDLDFAIFGVPGLTMMNRYISGDNVHTGTVTDGKEWGRESELAYTVQSGTFKSLNVRWRNSSMRRDYSTNEFDENRVFISYPITLM from the coding sequence ATGAAGATCCAGACCAACCGTTCGTGGCTGTTGCTTGGCGCTGGCAGTGTCGCGTTGAGCATGCCGTTGATGAGCCTCGCTGAAGGCTTTGTCGATGACACCAAAGCCACGCTCAACCTGCGCAATGCCTACTTCAACCGCAACTTCACCAACGCGGCGAACCCTCAGAACTACGCCGAAGAGTGGACGCAAAACTTCATTCTCGATGTGAAATCGGGCTTCACCCCGGGCACGGTCGGCTTCGGCCTCGACGTGCTGGGTCTGTACTCGCAAAAGCTAGATGGCGGCAAGGGCACGGGCGGCACTCAGCTGTTACCGATCCATGACGACGGGCGCCCCGCCGACAACTTCGGCCGCCTGGGCGTGGCGGCGAAGGCACGGCTTTCCAACACGGAATTGAAGATCGGCGAATGGATGCCGGTGCTGCCGATTCTGCGTTCCGATGACGGCCGGTCGCTGCCGCAAACCTTCCGCGGCGGGCAGATCACCTCCAAGGAAATCGCCGGGCTCACGCTCTACGGCGGCCAGTTCCGCGGCAACAGCCCACGTAACGACGCGAGCATGGAAGACATGTTCATGAACGGTAAATCCGCTGCGTTCAAGTCGGACCGCTTCAACTTTGGCGGCGGCGAATACACTTTCAATGAGAAGCGCACCCAGGTCGGTCTCTGGTACGCGCAGCTGGAAGACATCTACCAGCAAGAGTTCCTCAACGTTATCCACAAGCAACCCATCGGCGACTGGACCCTGGGCGCCAACCTGGGCTACTTCCTCGGCAAAGAGGACGGCAACAAGCTGGCCGGCGAGCTGGATAACAAGACGGCCTACGCGATGCTGTCCGCCAACTACAAAGGCAACACCGTCTACCTCGGCCTGCAGAAGGTCTATGGCGATGACCAGTGGATGCGCGTCAACGGCACCAGCGGCGGCACGCTGGCCAACGACAGTTACAACTCCAGCTACGACAACGCCAAGGAGCGTTCCTGGCAACTGCGCCACGACCTGGACTTCGCGATATTCGGCGTCCCCGGCCTGACGATGATGAACCGCTACATCAGCGGCGATAACGTGCACACCGGCACCGTGACCGATGGCAAGGAGTGGGGACGCGAATCCGAGCTGGCGTATACGGTGCAGAGCGGCACGTTCAAAAGCCTCAATGTCCGGTGGCGCAACTCCTCGATGCGGCGGGATTACAGCACTAACGAGTTCGACGAAAACCGGGTGTTTATCAGCTACCCGATCACGCTGATGTAA
- a CDS encoding NAD-dependent epimerase/dehydratase family protein: MTEFNAQAPLNRILLTGAAGGLGKVLRESLRPFANILRLSDIADMAPAAGPHEEIQLCDLADKNAVHQLVEGVDAIVHFGGVSVERSFEEILGPNICGIFHIYEAARRHGVKRVIFASSNHVIGFHRQDEVIDASAMRRPDSYYGLSKSYGEDMASFYFDRYGIETVSIRIGSSFPEAQNRRMLASWLSYDDLTQLIERGLFTPNVGHTIVYGASDNSKVWWDNRLANHLGYQPKDSSEQFRAKVEAQPMPASDDPAMVYQGGAFVANGPFGDE, from the coding sequence ATGACTGAATTCAATGCCCAGGCCCCGCTCAACCGCATTTTGCTGACGGGCGCCGCTGGCGGCCTCGGTAAAGTCCTGCGCGAAAGCCTGCGTCCGTTTGCCAACATCCTGCGTCTTTCCGATATTGCCGACATGGCACCGGCGGCCGGCCCCCACGAAGAAATCCAGCTCTGCGACCTGGCCGACAAAAACGCAGTTCATCAGTTGGTCGAGGGCGTCGACGCCATCGTTCACTTTGGCGGCGTCTCGGTGGAGCGGTCCTTCGAAGAGATCCTCGGCCCGAACATCTGCGGCATCTTTCACATCTACGAAGCGGCGCGCCGGCATGGCGTGAAGCGGGTGATCTTCGCCAGCTCCAACCACGTCATCGGGTTCCACCGTCAGGATGAAGTCATCGACGCCAGCGCCATGCGTCGTCCGGACAGCTATTACGGCCTGTCGAAATCCTACGGCGAAGACATGGCCAGCTTCTACTTCGATCGCTACGGCATCGAGACCGTGAGCATCCGCATCGGCTCCTCATTCCCTGAAGCACAGAACCGCCGCATGCTCGCCAGCTGGCTGAGCTACGACGACCTGACCCAATTGATCGAACGCGGCCTGTTCACCCCGAACGTCGGCCACACCATCGTTTACGGCGCGTCCGACAACAGCAAGGTCTGGTGGGACAACCGCCTGGCCAATCACTTGGGCTATCAGCCAAAAGACAGCTCCGAGCAGTTCCGCGCCAAGGTCGAAGCGCAGCCGATGCCGGCGTCCGATGACCCCGCCATGGTTTATCAGGGCGGGGCGTTCGTAGCGAACGGGCCGTTCGGCGACGAGTAA
- a CDS encoding glucurono-1,5-lactonase — MDAELILDARNATGESPVWNAQEQALYWVDIPARHLHRWSSQDGLTTRWEAPEMLACIARYSDGSWLAGMESGLFHLHPQDDGTVTTQLLSNVEHATDNMRFNDGRCDRQGRFWAGTMFMDMAKALAVGSVYRYSAGQAEPLTAQLTDMIVPNGLGFSPDGRIMYLSDSHPSVQKIWAFDYDTDTGTPHNRRLFVDMNHHAGRPDGAAVDADGCYWICGNDESVIHRFTPAGKLDRSLTVPVKKPAMCAFGGSNLDTLYVTSIRPGGDISDQPLAGGVFALNPGVKGIEEPLFNG; from the coding sequence ATGGACGCAGAGCTGATTCTCGATGCACGCAACGCCACCGGTGAATCGCCGGTCTGGAACGCTCAGGAACAAGCCCTCTACTGGGTCGACATTCCGGCCCGTCACCTCCATCGCTGGAGTTCCCAAGACGGTCTCACCACACGCTGGGAAGCGCCGGAAATGCTCGCTTGCATCGCACGCTACAGCGACGGCAGCTGGCTGGCCGGCATGGAAAGCGGCCTTTTCCACCTTCATCCCCAAGACGATGGCACTGTCACGACGCAACTGCTCAGCAACGTCGAGCACGCCACCGACAACATGCGTTTCAACGACGGTCGCTGCGATCGCCAGGGCCGCTTCTGGGCCGGCACCATGTTCATGGACATGGCGAAGGCGTTGGCCGTGGGTTCGGTGTATCGCTACAGCGCAGGCCAGGCCGAGCCGCTGACTGCGCAGCTCACCGACATGATCGTGCCCAACGGCCTGGGGTTCAGCCCGGACGGCCGCATCATGTACCTCTCCGATTCCCACCCCTCCGTGCAGAAGATCTGGGCCTTCGATTACGACACCGACACCGGCACGCCGCACAATCGCCGACTGTTCGTGGACATGAATCACCACGCCGGTCGCCCCGACGGCGCCGCGGTCGACGCCGATGGCTGCTACTGGATCTGCGGCAATGACGAGAGCGTGATCCATCGCTTCACCCCCGCCGGCAAGCTGGATCGCTCGCTCACGGTGCCGGTTAAAAAACCCGCCATGTGCGCCTTCGGCGGCTCGAATCTGGACACCCTTTACGTCACCTCGATACGCCCCGGCGGCGACATCAGCGACCAGCCGCTGGCCGGCGGCGTGTTCGCCTTAAACCCCGGAGTCAAGGGCATCGAAGAACCCCTGTTCAACGGCTGA
- a CDS encoding TRAP transporter substrate-binding protein — protein sequence MDFKRTLLLAALPLALCLSNTALAEIKIKFAEVHPAGYPPVVAEQNMGKKLEEQSKGEISFKMFAGGVLGSEKEVVEQVQANAVQMTRISLGIVGPVVPDVNVFNLPFVFRDHAHMRHVIDGPIGQEILDKITNSEAKLVALAWMDGGTRNLYTKKPVRDVADLKGMKIRVQGNPVFIDTINAMGGNGIAMATGEIFSALQTGVIDGAENNMPTLLEHNHYQNAKFYTLTEHLILPEPVVMSKAAWEKLNPEQQALVKKLAVEAQAEERVLWDKKSAESETKLKAAGVEFITLTPDQKKAFYDATASVRAQYGAPYADLIKRIEAVQ from the coding sequence ATGGACTTCAAACGCACGTTGCTCCTCGCCGCACTTCCTCTCGCGCTGTGCCTTTCAAACACAGCGCTGGCGGAAATCAAAATCAAGTTCGCTGAAGTACACCCCGCAGGTTACCCACCCGTTGTCGCTGAACAGAACATGGGCAAGAAACTGGAGGAGCAAAGCAAAGGCGAGATCAGCTTCAAGATGTTTGCCGGCGGCGTGCTCGGTTCCGAGAAGGAAGTGGTCGAGCAGGTCCAGGCCAACGCCGTCCAGATGACCCGCATCAGCCTCGGCATCGTCGGGCCGGTGGTGCCGGACGTAAACGTGTTCAACCTGCCGTTCGTGTTCCGTGATCACGCCCACATGCGTCACGTGATCGATGGCCCGATCGGCCAGGAGATCCTCGACAAAATCACTAACTCCGAAGCCAAACTGGTCGCGCTGGCCTGGATGGACGGCGGCACCCGCAACCTCTACACCAAGAAACCGGTACGCGACGTAGCCGACCTCAAGGGCATGAAGATTCGCGTGCAGGGCAACCCGGTGTTCATCGACACCATCAATGCGATGGGCGGCAACGGCATTGCCATGGCGACGGGTGAGATTTTCAGCGCGCTGCAGACCGGCGTCATCGACGGTGCTGAAAACAACATGCCTACCCTGCTCGAGCACAACCACTATCAGAACGCCAAGTTCTACACCCTCACCGAGCATTTGATCCTGCCGGAGCCCGTGGTGATGTCCAAAGCCGCCTGGGAAAAACTGAACCCGGAACAGCAGGCGCTGGTGAAGAAACTGGCCGTCGAGGCCCAGGCTGAAGAGCGCGTTCTGTGGGACAAGAAGTCTGCCGAAAGCGAAACCAAGCTGAAGGCGGCGGGCGTCGAGTTCATCACGCTGACGCCTGACCAGAAGAAAGCCTTCTACGACGCAACAGCGAGCGTGCGAGCCCAATACGGCGCGCCCTACGCTGACCTGATCAAGCGCATCGAAGCGGTTCAATAA
- a CDS encoding TRAP transporter small permease, translating into MKNTILRFNDALYRLCIGVAGLSMLTMALIIPWGIFARYVLGTGSSWPEPTAILLMVVFTFFGAAASYRAGAHMAVNMATDRLPENARNAAAVLVQILMAVVCVFMAVKGMKLCVNTWNQFLGEMPGLRVGISYLPIPIGGVLTLIFVLEKLFLGDQRHRRVVSYDVVESSEEAA; encoded by the coding sequence ATGAAAAACACGATTCTGCGCTTCAATGACGCACTGTATCGCCTCTGCATCGGGGTCGCGGGCCTGTCGATGCTGACGATGGCGCTGATCATCCCGTGGGGCATCTTCGCCCGCTACGTCCTGGGCACAGGCTCTAGCTGGCCGGAACCGACCGCCATTCTGCTGATGGTGGTGTTCACCTTCTTTGGCGCCGCCGCAAGTTATCGGGCCGGCGCGCACATGGCTGTGAATATGGCCACTGACCGCCTGCCGGAAAACGCACGTAACGCCGCCGCTGTGCTGGTGCAAATCCTAATGGCCGTGGTCTGCGTGTTCATGGCGGTCAAGGGCATGAAGCTGTGCGTGAACACCTGGAACCAGTTTCTCGGCGAGATGCCGGGGCTGCGCGTTGGCATCTCCTATCTGCCGATTCCCATCGGTGGCGTGCTGACGCTGATCTTCGTTCTGGAGAAGCTGTTCCTGGGTGACCAGCGTCACCGTCGGGTGGTGAGTTACGACGTGGTCGAATCCAGCGAAGAGGCAGCATGA
- a CDS encoding TRAP transporter large permease encodes MDAFILLGSFIALILIGMPVAYALGLSALIGAWWIEIPFDALMIQVAGGVNKFSLLAIPFFVLAGAIMAEGGMSRRLVAFAGVLVGFVRGGLSLVNIVASTFFGAISGSSVADTASVGSVLIPEMERNGYPRDFSTAVTVSGSVQALLTPPSHNSVLYSLAAGGTVSIASLFMAGIMPGLLLSAVMMVLCMIFARKRNYPKGEVIPLRKALKIAGEALWGMMAMVIILGGILSGVFTATESAAIAVLWAFFVTMFIYRDYKWRDLPKLMHRAVRTVSIVMILIGFAASFGYILTLMEIPMKITTAFLTLSDNRYVILMCINVMLLLLGTVMDMAPLILILTPILLPVIVGIGVDPVHFGMIMLVNLGIGLITPPVGAVLFVGAAVGKVTIEATVKALLPFYVALLLVLMAVTYIPAISLWLPSVVL; translated from the coding sequence ATGGACGCATTTATTCTGTTGGGCAGCTTCATCGCACTGATCCTGATCGGCATGCCGGTGGCGTACGCCCTTGGCCTGTCTGCGCTGATCGGTGCGTGGTGGATCGAGATCCCTTTCGACGCACTGATGATTCAGGTCGCGGGTGGCGTGAACAAGTTCTCGCTGCTGGCGATCCCGTTCTTCGTGCTGGCCGGCGCGATCATGGCCGAGGGCGGCATGTCCCGTCGGCTCGTGGCGTTTGCCGGCGTGCTGGTGGGTTTCGTACGCGGCGGCCTGTCGTTGGTGAACATCGTCGCCTCGACCTTCTTCGGCGCCATTTCCGGCTCGTCGGTGGCCGACACCGCGTCGGTGGGTTCGGTGCTGATTCCGGAGATGGAGCGCAACGGCTATCCCCGGGACTTCTCCACGGCAGTGACGGTGAGTGGTTCGGTGCAAGCGTTGCTGACGCCCCCCAGCCACAACTCGGTGCTGTATTCGTTGGCCGCAGGTGGCACGGTGTCGATTGCCTCGCTGTTCATGGCCGGAATCATGCCGGGCCTGTTGCTCAGCGCCGTGATGATGGTGCTGTGCATGATCTTCGCCCGTAAGCGTAATTACCCGAAGGGCGAAGTGATCCCGCTGCGCAAGGCACTGAAAATTGCCGGTGAAGCCCTGTGGGGGATGATGGCGATGGTGATCATCCTCGGCGGTATCCTGTCGGGCGTGTTCACCGCAACCGAGTCCGCAGCGATCGCTGTGCTGTGGGCGTTCTTCGTGACCATGTTCATCTACCGCGATTACAAATGGCGCGACCTGCCCAAGCTGATGCATCGGGCCGTGCGCACGGTTTCCATCGTAATGATCCTGATCGGTTTCGCCGCCAGCTTCGGCTACATCCTGACGCTGATGGAAATCCCGATGAAGATCACCACAGCGTTTCTGACGCTGTCGGACAACCGCTACGTGATCCTGATGTGCATCAACGTCATGCTGTTGCTGCTGGGCACGGTAATGGACATGGCGCCGCTGATCCTCATCCTCACCCCGATCCTGCTGCCGGTGATCGTCGGCATCGGCGTCGATCCGGTGCACTTCGGCATGATCATGCTGGTCAACCTGGGCATCGGCTTGATCACTCCGCCGGTGGGAGCCGTGCTCTTCGTCGGCGCCGCAGTGGGCAAGGTCACGATCGAGGCAACGGTGAAAGCGCTGCTGCCGTTTTATGTCGCGCTGCTCCTGGTGCTGATGGCAGTGACGTACATCCCTGCGATCTCGCTGTGGCTGCCAAGCGTGGTGCTGTAA
- a CDS encoding GGDEF domain-containing protein: MNDRIDFKELHWLLTVTQNIDVGVVVLDQEYQVQVWNTFMENRSGILSYEAATRSFFSLFPEINERWLKNKIDSVITLGTPAFTIWEQRPFLVRFKSYQPITGQEEFMYQNTTMYPLRSTTGVVTHVCLVIYDVTDVATNRLQLQAANRELQKLSSTDRLTSLYNRGHWEEALRLEHARHVRYGTTASLVMFDIDHFKRVNDTYGHQCGDRVIQRVADVVREHIRDADIAGRYGGEEFAVLLPDTDKQGGAMFAERLRAAVEGLDVMQEGEAIHCTISLGVADMASPMDDYKMLIERADQALYESKKNGRNLVSVDASD, translated from the coding sequence ATGAACGATCGTATCGATTTCAAGGAATTGCACTGGCTGCTCACCGTGACGCAGAACATCGACGTCGGCGTGGTGGTGCTGGATCAGGAATACCAGGTGCAGGTCTGGAACACCTTCATGGAGAACCGTTCCGGGATACTGTCGTACGAGGCGGCGACCCGTTCGTTCTTTTCGTTGTTCCCGGAGATCAACGAACGCTGGCTGAAAAACAAGATCGACAGCGTGATTACCCTTGGCACGCCAGCGTTCACGATCTGGGAGCAGCGCCCTTTTCTGGTTCGTTTCAAGAGCTATCAGCCCATCACCGGGCAAGAAGAATTCATGTACCAGAACACCACAATGTATCCGCTGCGGTCGACGACCGGGGTGGTGACCCATGTGTGCCTGGTGATCTACGACGTCACTGATGTGGCGACGAACCGGCTGCAGTTGCAGGCGGCCAACCGCGAGCTGCAGAAGCTATCGAGCACAGACCGCCTGACCAGCCTGTACAACCGCGGCCACTGGGAAGAAGCGTTGCGCCTGGAGCATGCGCGGCATGTGCGTTACGGCACCACGGCGTCACTGGTGATGTTCGACATCGATCACTTCAAACGCGTTAACGACACCTACGGGCATCAATGCGGCGACCGGGTGATCCAGCGGGTGGCGGACGTCGTGCGTGAGCACATCCGCGACGCTGATATCGCCGGTCGTTACGGCGGCGAAGAGTTCGCGGTGCTCCTGCCCGACACCGACAAGCAAGGCGGCGCCATGTTTGCCGAGCGTCTACGCGCCGCCGTCGAGGGGCTGGACGTCATGCAGGAAGGCGAAGCCATTCATTGCACGATCAGCCTGGGCGTTGCTGACATGGCCTCGCCCATGGACGACTACAAGATGCTCATCGAACGCGCGGATCAGGCGCTGTACGAGTCCAAAAAGAACGGTCGCAACCTCGTGTCGGTGGATGCCTCGGATTGA
- a CDS encoding response regulator, which translates to MPTIPLLICDDSNMARKQLIKALPPEWDVSVTTATNGREGIEAIRQGLGRVVLLDLTMPEMDGYQTLAAIRSESLQTSVIVVSGDVQEEAVRRTLELGALAFLKKPADPDQLQQTLERLGLLGKSPHHSLAPASSVDQTTVSFNDAFRETVNVAMGSAAALLARVLGVFVQLPVPNVNMLEVGELHMALADAQANDRLTAVCQGYIGGGIAGEALLLFHDSEIADMAQLMKVDDADYSDMEMLLDLSSILIGACLGGIAEQLDIAFSQSHPQVLGLHSGIEELIRLNERHWKTTLAVEISYSLEGHNIHFDLLMLFTEDSVELLSRKLAHLMS; encoded by the coding sequence ATGCCCACGATTCCCTTACTGATTTGTGACGACTCCAACATGGCGCGCAAGCAGCTGATCAAGGCCCTGCCGCCCGAGTGGGATGTGTCAGTGACCACGGCGACCAATGGCCGTGAAGGAATCGAGGCGATTCGTCAGGGGCTGGGCCGCGTGGTGTTGCTGGACCTGACCATGCCGGAGATGGACGGCTACCAGACGCTGGCCGCCATCCGCTCGGAAAGCCTGCAGACCAGCGTCATTGTCGTCTCTGGCGACGTTCAGGAAGAGGCGGTGCGCCGTACCCTCGAACTGGGCGCTCTGGCTTTTCTGAAAAAGCCGGCTGATCCAGACCAGCTGCAGCAGACTCTTGAGCGGCTAGGCCTGTTGGGGAAGAGTCCCCATCATTCGCTTGCCCCGGCATCGAGCGTCGACCAGACCACCGTCAGTTTTAATGACGCATTCCGCGAGACCGTGAACGTCGCAATGGGCAGCGCGGCCGCTTTGCTGGCGCGGGTGTTGGGCGTATTCGTGCAATTGCCGGTGCCCAACGTCAATATGCTGGAGGTGGGCGAGTTGCACATGGCATTGGCTGATGCACAGGCCAATGACCGACTCACGGCGGTGTGTCAGGGCTATATCGGTGGCGGCATCGCCGGCGAAGCGCTGCTGTTGTTTCATGATTCGGAAATCGCCGACATGGCGCAGCTGATGAAGGTCGATGATGCAGACTATTCCGACATGGAGATGTTGCTGGACTTGTCTTCCATCCTGATCGGTGCCTGCCTGGGCGGCATTGCGGAGCAGCTCGACATCGCCTTTTCCCAGAGCCACCCCCAAGTGCTGGGTTTGCACAGCGGCATTGAAGAGCTGATCCGTCTCAACGAGCGGCACTGGAAGACTACCCTGGCTGTAGAGATCAGTTACAGCCTGGAAGGCCATAACATCCATTTCGATCTGTTGATGTTGTTCACCGAAGACTCGGTCGAGCTGCTGTCGCGGAAACTCGCCCACTTGATGAGCTGA
- a CDS encoding BON domain-containing protein, producing MKKFAIAAATATALTLTMANVAMAQTSAQAPMTVAANEVAKTKEAGSDTWITTKVKSDLLTEKGIPGSDIKVETNKGVVSLSSTVAITDAQKTTAVAITKKIKGVKAVSADGLKAE from the coding sequence ATGAAGAAGTTCGCTATCGCTGCTGCTACCGCCACTGCTCTGACTCTGACTATGGCCAACGTAGCCATGGCTCAGACCTCTGCTCAAGCTCCAATGACTGTAGCTGCAAACGAAGTCGCCAAAACCAAAGAAGCTGGTTCCGACACCTGGATCACCACCAAGGTCAAATCTGACCTGCTGACCGAGAAAGGCATCCCAGGCTCCGACATCAAGGTTGAGACCAACAAAGGTGTGGTTTCCCTGTCGTCGACTGTCGCTATCACTGATGCACAGAAAACTACCGCTGTAGCGATCACCAAGAAAATCAAAGGCGTGAAAGCTGTTTCGGCTGACGGCCTGAAAGCTGAGTAA
- the pnp gene encoding polyribonucleotide nucleotidyltransferase, with product MNPVIKKFQFGQSTVTLETGRIARQASGAVLVTVDDDVTVLVTVVGAKHADASKGFFPLSVHYQEKTYAAGKIPGGFFKREGRPSEKETLTSRLIDRPIRPLFPEGFMNEVQVVCTVVSTSKKTDPDVAAMIGTSAALAISGIPFDGPIGAARVAFHESTGYLLNPTYEQLKASSLDMVVAGTEEAVLMVESEAKELTEDQMLGAVLFAHDEFQSVIKAVKELAAEAAKPTWNWAPKAEAAELLGAIRSEFGAAISEAYTITVKADRYARLGELKDQVVAKLAAEDGSPSASEVKAAFGEIEYRTVRENIVNGKPRIDGRDTKTVRPLNIEVGVLPKTHGSALFTRGETQALVVATLGTARDAQLLDTLEGEKKDPFMLHYNFPPFSVGECGRMGGAGRREIGHGRLARRSVQAMLPAADVFPYTIRVVSEITESNGSSSMASVCGASLALMDAGVPMKAPVAGIAMGLVKEGEKFAILTDILGDEDHLGDMDFKVAGTAKGVTALQMDIKIKGITEEIMEIALGQALEARLNILGQMNTIIGQSRTELSENAPTMIAMKIDTDKIRDVIGKGGATIRAICEETKASIDIEDDGSIKIFGETKEAAEAARQRVLGITAEAEIGKIYIGKVERIVDFGAFVNILPGKDGLVHISMLSDARVEKVTDILKEGQEVEVLVLDVDNRGRIKLSIKDVAAAKASEA from the coding sequence GTGAACCCGGTAATCAAGAAATTTCAATTCGGTCAATCGACCGTAACCCTCGAGACTGGCCGTATCGCCCGTCAAGCCTCTGGTGCTGTATTGGTCACCGTTGACGACGACGTCACCGTTCTCGTGACTGTGGTCGGCGCCAAGCATGCAGACGCAAGCAAAGGCTTTTTCCCTCTTTCCGTTCACTACCAGGAAAAGACCTACGCCGCAGGCAAGATCCCTGGTGGTTTCTTCAAGCGTGAAGGCCGTCCTTCCGAAAAAGAAACACTGACCTCGCGTTTGATCGACCGTCCGATCCGCCCACTGTTTCCAGAAGGCTTCATGAACGAAGTGCAGGTTGTCTGCACTGTCGTCTCCACCAGCAAGAAAACCGATCCGGACGTCGCTGCGATGATCGGTACTTCGGCTGCCCTGGCCATCTCCGGCATTCCATTCGACGGCCCGATCGGTGCCGCGCGCGTTGCGTTCCACGAGAGCACCGGCTACCTGCTGAACCCGACTTACGAGCAACTGAAAGCATCGAGCCTGGACATGGTCGTTGCCGGTACCGAAGAAGCGGTACTGATGGTTGAATCGGAAGCCAAAGAACTGACTGAAGACCAGATGCTGGGCGCCGTGCTGTTCGCCCATGACGAATTCCAGTCGGTCATCAAGGCCGTCAAAGAGCTGGCGGCCGAAGCTGCCAAGCCAACCTGGAACTGGGCGCCGAAAGCTGAAGCCGCTGAACTGCTGGGCGCTATCCGCTCCGAGTTCGGCGCAGCGATCTCCGAGGCCTATACCATCACCGTCAAGGCCGATCGCTACGCTCGCCTGGGTGAACTGAAGGATCAGGTTGTTGCCAAGCTGGCTGCTGAAGACGGCAGCCCGTCCGCCAGCGAAGTCAAAGCGGCATTCGGCGAAATCGAATACCGCACCGTTCGCGAAAACATCGTCAACGGCAAGCCGCGTATCGACGGTCGCGACACCAAGACTGTTCGTCCGCTAAACATCGAAGTCGGCGTTCTGCCGAAGACTCACGGTTCGGCGCTGTTCACCCGTGGCGAAACTCAGGCGCTGGTCGTGGCCACTCTGGGTACCGCGCGTGACGCTCAGCTGCTCGACACCCTCGAAGGCGAGAAAAAAGACCCGTTCATGCTGCACTACAACTTCCCTCCGTTCTCGGTGGGCGAGTGTGGTCGCATGGGTGGCGCAGGTCGTCGTGAAATCGGTCATGGTCGTCTGGCCCGCCGTTCGGTTCAGGCCATGCTGCCTGCTGCCGACGTGTTCCCGTACACCATCCGCGTCGTATCGGAAATCACCGAATCCAACGGCTCCAGCTCCATGGCTTCGGTCTGTGGTGCTTCGCTGGCCCTGATGGACGCTGGTGTTCCAATGAAGGCGCCGGTTGCCGGTATCGCCATGGGTCTGGTTAAAGAAGGCGAGAAGTTCGCCATCCTGACCGACATCCTGGGTGACGAAGACCACTTGGGCGACATGGACTTCAAAGTGGCCGGTACCGCCAAAGGTGTGACCGCGCTGCAGATGGACATCAAGATCAAGGGCATCACCGAAGAGATCATGGAGATCGCTTTGGGTCAGGCGCTGGAAGCGCGTCTGAACATCCTGGGTCAGATGAACACCATCATTGGTCAGTCGCGCACCGAGCTGTCGGAAAACGCACCGACCATGATCGCGATGAAGATCGACACCGACAAGATCCGCGACGTGATCGGCAAAGGCGGCGCGACCATCCGTGCCATCTGCGAAGAGACCAAGGCGTCGATCGACATCGAAGACGACGGCTCGATCAAGATCTTTGGCGAAACCAAGGAAGCGGCTGAAGCTGCACGTCAGCGCGTTCTGGGTATCACCGCTGAAGCCGAGATCGGCAAGATCTACATCGGCAAGGTTGAGCGCATCGTCGACTTCGGCGCGTTCGTCAACATCCTGCCGGGCAAAGACGGTCTGGTGCACATCTCCATGCTGAGCGACGCTCGCGTTGAGAAAGTCACCGACATATTGAAAGAAGGTCAGGAAGTCGAAGTGCTGGTATTGGACGTGGATAACCGCGGCCGCATCAAGCTGTCGATCAAAGACGTCGCAGCTGCCAAGGCATCCGAGGCTTAA
- the rpsO gene encoding 30S ribosomal protein S15 has translation MALSVEDKAQIVTDYQQAVGDTGSPEVQVALLTANINKLQGHFKANGKDHHSRRGLIRMVNQRRKLLDYLKGKDVSRYSALIGRLGLRR, from the coding sequence ATGGCACTCAGCGTTGAAGATAAAGCTCAGATCGTAACCGACTACCAGCAAGCTGTTGGTGATACTGGTTCGCCAGAAGTGCAAGTTGCACTGCTGACCGCCAACATCAACAAACTGCAAGGCCACTTCAAGGCCAACGGTAAGGATCACCACTCCCGTCGTGGTCTGATCCGTATGGTAAACCAGCGTCGCAAGCTGCTGGATTACCTGAAAGGTAAGGACGTTAGCCGTTACAGCGCCCTGATCGGTCGTCTGGGTCTGCGTCGCTAA